From one Variovorax sp. PBL-H6 genomic stretch:
- a CDS encoding AraC family transcriptional regulator → MFARSCNPQAAVETNGSELLKLARMLTSIQKAPHEDRSSEQLQVTVMRAELAALIDRLAGGADGLHATAVPRLSIARATQSQHPVHAVYDPAFCVLAQGSKRVLLADEVYIYDSGQYLVVAQNLPVSGQVIDASPDAPYLGLKLSFDVKDIAAAALEFSLGEAAPARASPRGIYTGELSTAVLDPVLRLVKLLASPEDLPALAPLVIREILYRLLKSPDGWRLAQMAMVDSHSQRITQAISVLSRRFQEPLRVEALAEEVHMSVSSLHHHFKAVTAMSPLQFQKQLRLQEARRIMFGENVDAATAGHRVGYESQSQFNREYSRFFGSPPARDVKRLRELQLGRVHG, encoded by the coding sequence ATGTTTGCACGATCCTGCAACCCGCAAGCCGCGGTCGAGACAAACGGCAGCGAGCTGCTTAAGCTTGCGCGCATGCTGACATCCATCCAGAAAGCGCCGCACGAGGACCGCTCCTCGGAGCAGTTGCAGGTCACCGTCATGCGGGCCGAACTTGCTGCATTGATCGACCGGCTCGCCGGCGGTGCCGACGGCCTTCACGCGACCGCGGTCCCGCGCCTGTCGATTGCGCGTGCCACGCAATCGCAGCATCCGGTGCACGCGGTCTACGATCCGGCCTTCTGCGTGCTCGCGCAGGGCAGCAAGCGCGTGCTGCTGGCCGACGAGGTCTATATCTACGACAGCGGCCAGTACCTCGTGGTCGCGCAGAACCTGCCCGTGTCGGGCCAGGTGATCGACGCGTCGCCCGATGCGCCGTATCTCGGCCTCAAGCTGAGCTTCGACGTGAAGGACATCGCTGCCGCGGCGCTGGAATTCAGCCTCGGCGAGGCTGCTCCCGCGCGCGCCTCGCCGCGTGGGATCTACACCGGCGAGCTGTCCACGGCGGTGCTCGACCCGGTGCTGCGCCTGGTCAAGCTGCTGGCTTCGCCCGAGGACCTTCCTGCGCTGGCGCCGCTGGTCATTCGCGAGATCCTGTACCGGCTGCTGAAGTCGCCCGATGGCTGGCGCCTGGCCCAGATGGCGATGGTGGACAGTCACAGCCAGCGCATCACCCAGGCCATCAGCGTGCTCTCGCGACGCTTCCAGGAGCCACTGCGCGTCGAGGCGCTCGCCGAAGAGGTTCACATGAGCGTGTCATCGCTGCACCACCACTTCAAGGCCGTCACTGCGATGAGCCCGCTGCAGTTCCAGAAGCAGCTGCGCCTGCAGGAGGCGCGCCGCATCATGTTCGGCGAGAACGTGGATGCCGCCACGGCCGGCCACCGCGTGGGCTATGAAAGCCAGTCGCAGTTCAACCGGGAGTACAGCCGCTTCTTCGGCTCGCCGCCGGCACGGGACGTGAAGCGGCTGAGGGAGCTGCAGCTGGGGCGGGTGCACGGTTGA
- a CDS encoding PP2C family protein-serine/threonine phosphatase — protein MLDLPERISDSLMVLVHGQRVLAHLAVDEAQKLVHAGGELAHYGLAGIRPGDSACDQVPFLEGLLPLAENPFLLRSMEMPSGRVADVHFFADDATVWIVLLDVTSEHEEAQRVQQKAYDMTLLSQREARLIEQLEAANLELTRAHRELAASREALQRTHDRLQQELRDAERYVLSILPAPLTEPMTVDWRFVPSTELGGDSFGYHWIDADHFALYLIDVCGHGVGAALLSVAVADTLRSEALPRTDFHRPAEVLAALNLAYQMERHNELFCTVWYGVYHRGSGQLRYASAGHPPAVLVSGARESPGECQSLKASGPCIGLSPTARYGDEQCVLRSPARLFVFSDGTYEITRPDGSMLAFSDFTDVLAQPVRDGQCELDRLLDYARDVHGPGVLEDDFTVIEMAL, from the coding sequence ATGCTGGACCTGCCGGAGCGCATTTCCGACTCGCTCATGGTGCTGGTCCATGGGCAGCGCGTGCTGGCGCACCTGGCGGTCGACGAGGCGCAGAAGCTGGTGCATGCCGGCGGCGAGCTGGCGCACTATGGCCTGGCGGGCATCCGGCCCGGCGACTCCGCCTGCGACCAGGTCCCCTTTCTCGAGGGCCTGCTGCCGCTGGCGGAGAACCCGTTCCTGCTTCGTTCCATGGAAATGCCCAGCGGGCGAGTGGCCGACGTCCACTTCTTCGCGGACGACGCCACGGTCTGGATCGTGCTGCTCGACGTGACGAGCGAACACGAGGAGGCGCAGCGGGTGCAGCAGAAGGCCTACGACATGACCCTGCTCAGCCAGCGCGAAGCCAGGCTGATCGAGCAGCTCGAGGCCGCCAACCTGGAACTCACGCGCGCGCATCGCGAGCTCGCCGCTTCGCGCGAAGCGCTGCAGCGCACCCACGACCGGTTGCAGCAGGAATTGCGCGATGCCGAGCGCTACGTTCTTTCCATCCTGCCGGCACCGTTGACGGAACCGATGACGGTCGACTGGCGCTTCGTGCCTTCGACCGAACTGGGCGGCGATTCCTTCGGCTATCACTGGATCGACGCCGATCACTTCGCGCTCTACCTCATCGATGTCTGCGGCCATGGCGTGGGCGCCGCCCTGCTCTCGGTGGCGGTCGCCGACACACTGCGCTCGGAGGCCCTGCCGCGGACCGATTTCCACCGGCCCGCGGAGGTGCTCGCCGCGCTCAACCTCGCCTACCAGATGGAGCGCCACAACGAGCTGTTCTGCACGGTCTGGTATGGCGTCTATCACCGCGGCAGCGGCCAGCTGCGCTACGCGTCTGCAGGCCACCCCCCGGCGGTCCTGGTGAGCGGGGCGCGCGAGTCACCCGGCGAATGCCAATCCCTGAAGGCAAGCGGCCCGTGTATCGGCCTTTCGCCGACTGCGCGCTACGGCGACGAACAGTGCGTCCTGCGGTCGCCCGCGCGGTTGTTCGTGTTCAGCGACGGGACTTACGAGATCACCCGGCCCGACGGGTCCATGCTGGCGTTCTCCGACTTCACCGACGTGCTCGCGCAGCCGGTGCGTGACGGACAGTGCGAGCTCGACAGGCTGCTCGACTACGCGCGGGACGTGCACGGGCCTGGCGTGCTCGAGGACGACTTCACCGTCATCGAGATGGCTCTGTGA
- a CDS encoding Rab family GTPase, giving the protein MLQKKICLLGAFGVGKTSLVRRYVDTIFSDAYLTTVGVKIDKKVMTLGTEPLALILWDIAGEDDMAAVRLSYLRGAAGYLLVVDGTRPETLETAASIQSRVNAEVGRIPFLALLNKADLVEDWALPPERIETLQAAGWTFRRTSAKTGDGVEASFQDLAALLAR; this is encoded by the coding sequence ATGCTGCAAAAAAAGATCTGCCTGCTCGGGGCATTCGGTGTCGGAAAGACCAGCCTGGTGCGCCGCTATGTCGACACCATCTTCTCCGACGCCTATCTCACCACCGTCGGCGTGAAGATCGACAAGAAGGTGATGACCCTCGGCACCGAGCCGCTCGCGCTGATCCTCTGGGACATCGCCGGCGAGGACGACATGGCCGCGGTGCGGCTGAGCTACCTGCGCGGCGCCGCCGGCTACCTGCTGGTGGTGGACGGCACGCGGCCCGAAACGCTGGAGACCGCGGCATCGATCCAGTCGCGCGTCAACGCGGAGGTGGGCCGCATTCCCTTCCTCGCCCTGCTCAACAAGGCGGACCTCGTGGAAGACTGGGCGCTGCCGCCGGAACGCATCGAGACTTTGCAGGCCGCGGGATGGACCTTCCGCCGCACCAGCGCCAAGACGGGCGATGGGGTCGAGGCAAGCTTCCAGGACCTCGCGGCGCTTCTGGCGCGGTAG
- a CDS encoding OmpA family protein, translating into MTARLPLAATSAPGGASEETPNQRLAGLLLELARCVDPTVVATLPPRPAVDPRLEALRDVLLQREQVALARLQRKFDDPQEFADAVGAVLPAAFELAAQDERLGQVIAPTVEKATQASIRKNPDTMVDILYPVMGPAIRKAIAETLEGKLQSLNQALKHSLSWRGLKWRLEAWRSGSAFADVVLRHTAVFRVEHLFLVHRKTGLLLAHEAAEDATTRDPQLVSAMLSAIQDFVRDSFDESAEGGAKGRSIDSLRLGDLLLWCEEGPSAFLAAVIHGNPPPALRECLGETLAAIHDEWRSALDEFEGDTTPFEEGAQQRLRPTLWSQSAESKRRLSPLLWAIPLALLLALGWWIGQRVIEGQHVDDYVAALRDEPGIVVMGADRHDGKWWVSGLRDPLATRPEALLDPAKLDPALIVGRWEPYQALHPAIMLKRLQATLNPPPTVSLSQDADGIRADGSAPQHWMDKARAFVQSLPAGAPPVDLSALKDVQDPNYIRLRDALQAHVIPFENNAPRPTAEQGIELDTVAAELRELVRVARGLGFSVRVTIVGHADATGKDTANLALSLGRAEVVRSMLRARGIDPNLLSVRGAGPLEPLRPGASADELSINRRVSFVVGTSD; encoded by the coding sequence GTGACAGCGCGCCTGCCGCTGGCCGCGACCAGTGCGCCTGGCGGTGCTTCCGAAGAAACTCCGAATCAGCGCCTGGCCGGGCTGTTGCTCGAGCTGGCGCGCTGCGTCGACCCGACGGTGGTTGCGACGCTGCCGCCCCGCCCCGCAGTCGATCCGCGGCTGGAGGCGCTGCGCGACGTGCTGCTCCAACGCGAGCAGGTCGCGCTGGCGAGGCTGCAGCGCAAGTTCGACGATCCGCAAGAGTTCGCCGATGCGGTGGGCGCCGTGCTGCCCGCCGCCTTCGAGCTGGCGGCGCAGGACGAGCGGCTCGGCCAGGTGATCGCCCCCACCGTCGAGAAGGCGACTCAGGCGTCGATCCGGAAAAATCCGGACACCATGGTCGACATCCTGTACCCCGTCATGGGGCCGGCGATCCGCAAGGCCATCGCCGAGACGCTCGAAGGCAAGCTGCAGTCGCTCAACCAGGCGCTCAAGCACAGCCTTTCGTGGCGCGGCCTCAAGTGGCGCCTCGAAGCGTGGCGCAGCGGCAGCGCCTTTGCCGACGTGGTGCTCAGGCACACCGCCGTGTTCCGCGTCGAGCACCTGTTCCTGGTCCACCGCAAGACCGGCCTGCTGCTGGCGCACGAGGCGGCGGAAGACGCCACCACGCGCGACCCGCAGCTCGTATCGGCCATGCTTTCGGCCATCCAGGACTTCGTGCGCGACTCCTTCGATGAATCCGCCGAAGGCGGCGCGAAGGGCCGCAGCATCGACAGCCTGCGCCTGGGGGACCTGCTGCTGTGGTGCGAGGAAGGACCGTCGGCCTTTCTCGCCGCGGTGATCCACGGCAACCCGCCCCCGGCGCTGCGCGAATGCCTGGGGGAGACGCTGGCTGCCATCCACGACGAATGGCGCAGCGCGCTCGATGAGTTCGAGGGCGATACCACTCCCTTCGAAGAGGGCGCACAGCAGCGCCTGCGGCCCACCCTGTGGTCCCAGTCGGCCGAGTCGAAGAGAAGGCTGTCGCCGCTGCTCTGGGCCATCCCCCTGGCGCTGCTGCTGGCACTCGGCTGGTGGATCGGGCAGCGGGTGATCGAGGGCCAGCACGTCGACGACTACGTCGCGGCGCTGCGCGACGAGCCCGGCATCGTCGTGATGGGCGCCGATCGCCACGACGGCAAATGGTGGGTGTCCGGCCTGCGCGATCCGCTCGCCACGCGGCCGGAAGCCCTGCTGGATCCGGCGAAGCTGGACCCCGCACTCATCGTCGGCCGCTGGGAGCCCTACCAGGCGCTGCATCCGGCCATCATGCTGAAACGCCTGCAGGCGACCCTGAATCCGCCACCGACCGTCAGCCTGTCGCAGGACGCGGACGGCATCCGCGCCGACGGCAGCGCCCCGCAGCACTGGATGGACAAGGCGCGGGCGTTCGTGCAGAGCCTGCCCGCGGGCGCACCGCCGGTGGACCTGAGCGCCCTCAAGGACGTGCAGGACCCGAACTACATCCGCCTGCGGGACGCCCTCCAGGCTCACGTCATCCCCTTCGAGAACAACGCACCGCGGCCCACTGCCGAGCAGGGCATCGAGCTCGACACCGTGGCCGCGGAACTTCGCGAGCTGGTGCGCGTGGCCCGCGGACTCGGCTTTTCGGTGCGCGTGACGATCGTCGGCCATGCCGACGCCACCGGCAAGGACACCGCCAACCTCGCCCTCAGCCTGGGGCGCGCCGAGGTCGTGCGCTCCATGCTGCGGGCGCGTGGCATCGACCCCAACCTGCTCTCCGTGCGCGGCGCCGGCCCGCTGGAGCCGCTGCGGCCCGGCGCCAGCGCCGACGAGTTGTCGATCAACCGGCGCGTGTCCTTCGTTGTCGGCACCAGCGACTAG